A genomic segment from Poecilia reticulata strain Guanapo linkage group LG3, Guppy_female_1.0+MT, whole genome shotgun sequence encodes:
- the ankrd11 gene encoding ankyrin repeat domain-containing protein 11 isoform X2 codes for MPKGGGSKTPQLDHFPLNTDMVEKQGGKKDKVLTNKTPKLDRSDGVKEMKEKAPKRKLPFTAGANGDQKDSDSEKPGPERKRIKKEPTNTRKSLPFGMGMPGIRAGYPVSERQQVALLMQMTAAKTVNSPDTTPKHQSQSCLGQKGTPNSASKTKDKVNKRNERGETRLHRAAIRGEVRRIKELISEGADVNVKDFAGWTALHEACNRGYYDVAKQLLAAGAEVNTKGLDDDTPLHDASNNGHFKVVKLLLRYGADPRQSNRRGETPLKVASSPTMLNLLLGKGTYTSSEESSSESSEEEDAPSFAPSSSVDGNNTDSEFEKGLKLKGKAADPPKSAVTPVKDEYEFDEDDEEERVPPVDDKHLLKKDFRKDSVSKTNSFISIPKMEVKTYSKSNTLTPKKTVRRIISDSNSSDEDDRTLCFTPAPTPRQQVQQTNTKTRESGSMSSKQQKDKNKVKKKRKKESKNNISKEVRFGKVNDKFCTSDSDCGDLESEDDKGSNSIKDSSSMNVKESPSFNASSSSHGNLNSQKQAPSLAEQHPKQWRTDGWKTVSSPPWSDVSSLSDPVSESEYSDSSVESVKQVKRKAQENKKKNNIVHSNIDKKNSDLYKNSTADSAASKTDMDGKVIKKHKVKHKHKNKEKDNAPSVVLNQDMNEKFVKSYSFDFDDSRQKSLIVESESVTEGKIKLSKYDKDHSKKDDRFSKAKSEDKDWSSGKDLHRTAKEEKSKKAKDISKDKANKEEREKPAKSDKERNFKEKEKPKEDKQKPHKEDKKKKSKEKSSSKTDRKSEQKEEKHLKVDKEKNTKDEREKCKKDKTLKEESDHEGYDINNRFLNLEDTKLSASDDHHDRWGSEMSSGSSLYGDDSWDVPIKEVKEYKSNNTVKLIVETVKEETRRKENKVKDKKSEHSDKRSEKEATSKKKEKDSSEKTNEKKKDWLEKQKLNSSHSLEKDKKRKESTDTVKDKKDKDSLESSRDRKDSYDSVKERKDQKIKQESIGDEYCNDAFFKDMDAVRDRNHSGKEKEKKGEATEKREKTKTDKHKDKTKDKGADHEKEKSERSSTEKTVKEKDEDRGTKDKKEGSKDKHKDSHGKEKDRKLSSEQTKDKKEKSSQDKHADREKDFSEVKKEERKPEKIRERSWYKIADIFTDESDDDEDSYSSTVIVGSGSIRKDLTPDQDEMDHFHSEKLRKSSADTKHNTEKAKDKDHKEKKKDKASFDSGKERKGSLEKHNKDKKDSVDGKYKERKDRMSVDSNQEKKNKQKLLDKRDTSEEKTKSKYKDKQDHSKERKPSKGSGENEKSMLEKLEEEAMNDYKDDSNDKNSDISSDSFTDRGHEPVLTNYYDSLNLTDISEDRRDSLSMSTPQDRFRDKERLRHSSSSSSKKSHDKEKEKVKKDKGDKRDKTGENRESYSRRESLPFEKEPMPLEADPYTFPFGGKGDGDDDFDKTLEFEKEMSKKDKEKSTGMIGDRMKDKKKKEKHKDKVKEEKNKYMDGFGSFKHSREDVKSGLKDSPQLTVLKERSKEQSPKFDLKKDRNRDILDKDNRMDHSKSKAKDENEKLSQSKEPVRKDIRQRDKLMVDDGYQMTSFGQMLSLRDQEVRACIKKQKEKMKQMERLRPKTGDPKLKDKAKSTEEVKKNRNELSTKKSNSLESGLKEKKLKDVGLPAQMMSPGRKFQPTDSQSSKDWMTGHQMKENLPASPRPDQTRPTGVPTPTSVISCPSFEEVMQTPRTPSCSPEDYPDIMLDGLDCQNSSAMLNSMNACSPTFFERYSNSQSFQEGTCPTPAKNLQLPLVSRSASSNVRRPLENEFKSESDKFLRQQNDPAAEYDQTSSSQPLEDKPITVNRLECLPSPYFSPMRMLSPRRESGHPTPDGVSAALALTEGNEHLPESVYNSFLPKPSTPVHRPDPQEPCFDIAAPPTPAPAALPSLDIDDNSEPHHSEPNLVHSDLPCVMEKHRAQEVEDEEEDDEEEEETDMIDRHDEVHSVMEEQEPTRDPCSFSPQDEDHLRKSWPAESPDRQEADIQQLSPEQSALNDGESCFDHSMGWNADMDLKSNHGEIEAAVSKITSPYSHSENDLQPLSGHTSVSYETWNRWHREETEDLEEQKEAVAEIPSPERPDTALDEEPNYLNTSSSSNRLESFFQDCNKPIIENGHQLVTEPTCVDPDSRQSTHSFSATPEDHIPPPVVPEPVVQWTNSFTPDPDELDDLGPFSLPVLPLPDKSEEAEPRDHELTDHNKTVSAHIRHNIPDRDDPDIMEVGLPPLSKTPCPSGDLVLEESTQQDFVVPSPPTNFQHEMDPEPLSVPTNGVLSLNQPHAGVLERQLPYGIHEESDSIMLYSPADSNSSQHHHVQIHSLPESVQLPLESESSAKPEDVCDTVADSVLCSPHLSVAVTLPSTVEPSDTQEPPSKLSPVPPTPVPIPVDTTKKMEEIPQRVTRYRAKNNATAAPAASTITNSSAAATAANTSLAVSSNPVPTRTPTPNSVSSSPAQKKEKDSGLSASTDASHSTTTVSVPTSTLVVSTKTTKGRPVAMDEEDSQTQHPRKRKFPRSSGPQVQVQLVNTAMQQTREMIQQTLAVVVNAIKLDEIEPYHSDRSNPYFEYLQIRKKIEEKRKILCYITPQAPQCYAEYVTYTGSYLLDGKPLSKLHIPVIAPPPSLSEPLRELFRQQEAVRGKLRLQHSIEREKLIVSCEQEVLRVHCRAARTIANQAVPFSACTMLLDSEVYNMPSESQGDENKSVRDRFNARQFISWIQDVDDKYDRMKTCLLMRQQHEAAALNAVQRMEWQLKVQELDPAGHKSLCVNEVPSFYVPMVDVNDDFVLLPV; via the exons AGAAACCAGGTCCAGAGAGGAAGCGCATTAAAAAGGAGCCCACTAACACCAGGAAGAGCTTGCCGTTCGGAATGGGGATGCCTGGGATCCGGGCCGGGTACCCTGTGTCTGAGCGGCAGCAGGTGGCCTTGCTCATGCAAATGACAGCTGCGAAGACCGTCAACAGTCCAG ACACAACACCAAAGCATCAGTCACAGTCCTGTCTGGGCCAGAAGGGAACGCCAAACTCTGCATCTAAAACCAAagacaaagtaaataaaagaaatgagcGAGGAGAGACTCGACTGCACCGAGCAGCTATCCGTGGAGAGGTGCGCCGCATCAAGGAGCTCATCAGCGAAGGAGCTGATGTGAATGTAAAAGACTTTGCAG gCTGGACTGCATTGCATGAAGCATGCAACAGGGGATATTACGATGTGGCCAAACAGCTGCTGGCAGCCGGAGCTGAAGTCAACACAAAGGGTCTGGATGATGACACTCCTCTGCATGATGCATCCAACAATGGACATTTCAAG gttGTGAAACTACTTTTACGCTACGGAGCAGATCCACGTCAAAGCAACAGGAGAGGTGAAACACCGCTAAAGGTTGCCAGCTCTCCAACTATGCTGAATCTGTTACTAGGGAAAGGCACTTACACCTCAAGTGAAGAGAGTTCATCAG AATCTTCAGAGGAGGAAGACGCGCCCTCGTTTGCCCCTTCGAGCTCTGTAGACGGCAATAACACAGACTCAGAGTTTGAGAAGGGCCTGAAGCTAAAAGGGAAAGCTGCAGATCCACCTAAATCTGCTGTCACGCCTGTCAAAGATGAATACGAATTCGACgaggatgatgaggaggagCGCGTCCCTCCTGTAGACGATAAACACCTCTTGAAAAAAGACTTCCGAAAAGACTCTGTTAGCAAGACCAACAGCTTCATCTCTATACCCAAGATGGAGGTTAAAACCTATTCCAAAAGCAACACACTCACACCAAAGAAAACTGTCAGGCGGATCATCTCTGACAGTAACAGTTCGGACGAGGATGACAGGACGTTGTGTTTCACACCAGCGCCCACGCCGCGGCAACAAGTCCAGCAAACAAACACCAAGACGAGAGAGTCTGGCAGCATGAGctctaaacaacaaaaagacaaaaacaaagtcaaaaagaAGCGAAAGAAGGAGAGCAAAAATAATATCAGTAAAGAAGTCCGATTTGGGAAAGTTAACGACAAATTCTGCACGTCTGACTCTGATTGCGGAGATTTGGAAAGCGAGGATGACAAGGGCTCAAACAGCATCAAGGACTCATCTTCAATGAACGTTAAAGAATCTCCTTCCTTTAatgcctcctcttcctcacatgGAAACTTAAACTCTCAGAAACAGGCGCCCTCGTTAGCAGAGCAGCATCCAAAGCAGTGGAGGACAGATGGCTGGAAGACGGTGTCATCACCTCCGTGGTCAGACGTCAGTTCTCTTTCAGATCCAGTCAGTGAGTCTGAGTACTCTGATTCAAGTGTGGAGTCGGTAAAGCAGGTCAAGAGAAAAGcacaggaaaacaagaaaaagaacaacattgtGCACAGTAACATTGACAAGAAAAACTCTGATCTCTATAAAAACTCTACTGCAGACAGCGCTGCCTCCAAAACTGATATGGATggaaaagtgattaaaaaacataaagtgaagcacaaacataaaaacaaggaaaaagaCAATGCTCCGAGTGTTGTTCTCAATCAGGACATGAATGAGAAATTTGTCAAGAGCTACTCTTTTGACTTTGATGATTCGAGACAGAAGTCCCTAATTGTTGAGTCCGAATCAGTCACTGAGGGCAAGATCAAACTATCTAAATATGACAAAGACCATTCGAAAAAGGATGACAGGTTTTCGAAAGCAAAGTCTGAAGATAAAGATTGGTCATCTGGAAAagatcttcacagaacagcaaaagaggagaaaagcaaaaaggcAAAAGATATTTCAAAGGATAAGGCAAACAAAGAGGAAAGGGAGAAGCCTGCAAAATCCGACAAGGAAagaaatttcaaagaaaaagagaaacccAAGGAGGATAAACAGAAGCCCCACAAAGaggataaaaagaagaagtccAAGGAAAAATCCTCCTcaaagacagacaggaagagtgaacagaaagaggagaagCATCTCAAGGTGGACaaggagaaaaacaccaaaGACGAGAgggagaaatgtaaaaaagataaaacactgaaagaagAGTCTGACCATGAAGGCTATGACATTAATAACCGCTTCCTCAACCTAGAGGACACAAAGCTCAGTGCATCAGATGACCATCATGATAGGTGGGGTTCTGAGATGTCTTCTGGTTCCTCCCTGTATGGAGATGACAGCTGGGATGTTCCCATTAAAGAAGTCAAGGAATATAAATCCAACAACACAGTTAAGCTAATTGTTGAGACTGTTAAAGAAGAAacaaggagaaaagaaaacaaagtaaaagacaAGAAGTCGGAGCACAGCGACAAAAGATCAGAGAAAGAAGCAacgtcaaagaaaaaagaaaaagactcatcagaaaagacaaatgagaagaaaaaagactggctagaaaaacaaaaactgaactctAGCCACTCGCTcgaaaaagacaagaaaaggaAGGAGTCCACAGACAcagtgaaagacaaaaaagacaagGACTCATTGGAGAGCAGTCGTGATCGTAAAGACTCGTATGATAGtgtaaaagaaaggaaagatcAGAAAATTAAGCAGGAATCTATAGGAGATGAATACTGTAATGACGCCTTCTTTAAAGACATGGATGCTGTCAGAGACAGAAACCATTCtggaaaggagaaagaaaagaaaggagaagcAACAGAGAAAcgggaaaagacaaaaaccgACAAGCACAAGGACAAAACGAAAGACAAAGGAGCTGACCACGAGAAGGAGAAGAGTGAGCGAAGCTCCACTGAGAAAACTGTCAAGGAAAAAGATGAAGACCGGGGCACCAAAGACAAGAAGGAGGGAtccaaagacaaacacaaagactcGCATGGCAAAGAGAAAGATCGAAAGTTGTCCTCAGAACAGACAAAGGACAAGAAAGAGAAGTCCTCTCAAGATAAACATGCTGACCGGGAGAAGGATTTTTCAGAAGTCaagaaagaggagagaaaaccTGAGAAGATCAGAGAAAGATCATGGTACAAGATTGCTGACATTTTTACAGATGAAAGTGATGACGACGAGGATAGCTACAGCAGCACGGTCATTGTTGGGTCAGGTTCCATCAGAAAAGACTTGACACCCGATCAGGACGAAATGGATCACTTCCACTCTGAAAAGCTGAGAAAATCATCTGCGGACACCAAACACAACACAGAAAAGGCAAAAGACAAAGAccataaagagaagaaaaaagacaaggCTTCATTTGACTCGGGGAAAGAGAGGAAAGGCTCcctggaaaaacacaacaaagacaaaaaggatTCAGTCGATGGAAAATATAAGGAAAGGAAAGACAGAATGTCAGTGGACTCTaaccaggaaaagaaaaacaagcaaaaactgTTGGACAAAAGGGACACAAGTGAGGAGAAGACAAAGAGCAAATATAAAGACAAGCAAGACCATTCAAAGGAGAGAAAACCCTCTAAGGGCAGTGGTGAGAATGAAAAGTCCATGTTGGAAAAACTAGAGGAGGAGGCTATGAATGACTACAAAGATGACTCCAACGACAAGAACAGCGACATCTCCTCAGATAGTTTTACTGATCGAGGCCATGAGCCAGTGCTCACCAATTACTACGACTCGCTGAACCTGACTGATATCTCTGAGGACAGGAGAGATTCTCTGTCCATGTCCACACCACAGGATCGGTTCAGAGACAAAGAGAGACTCCGGCATTCCTCATCTTCCTCGTCTAAGAAGAGCCATGacaaggagaaagaaaaggtcAAGAAAGACAAAGGAGATAAACGTGACAAAACTGGGGAGAACCGAGAGTCCTATAGCCGCAGAGAGAGTCTACCCTTCGAGAAGGAGCCCATGCCTCTGGAGGCTGACCCTTACACATTCCCGTTCGGAGGCAAGGGAGATGGTGATGACGACTTTGATAAAACTTTGGAATTTGAAAAAGAGATGTCTAAAAAGGACAAAGAGAAATCCACTGGTATGATTGGTGACAGAatgaaggacaaaaagaaaaaggagaaacataaagataaagTTAAGGAGGAGAAGAATAAGTATATGGATGGCTTTGGGTCATTTAAGCACTCCAGAGAGGATGTGAAGTCTGGTTTGAAAGATAGCCCCCAGCTCACGGTTCTGAAAGAAAGATCAAAGGAGCAAAGTCCCAAATTTGATCTCAAAAAGGACAGAAATCGGGACATATTGGACAAGGACAACAGAATGGACCACAGTAAATCTAAAGCtaaggatgaaaatgaaaagctcTCACAGTCCAAAGAGCCAGTGCGGAAAGACATTCGTCAACGTGATAAGCTGATGGTGGATGATGGTTATCAAATGACAAGTTTTGGTCAGATGTTGAGTCTTAGAGATCAGGAGGTAAGAGCCTGCATCAAgaagcaaaaggagaaaatgaaacagatgGAGAGGTTGAGGCCCAAAACCGGGGACCCAAAACTCAAAGACAAAGCAAAGTCCACAgaggaagtaaagaaaaatcGCAATGAACTATCTACAAAGAAATCAAACAGCTTGGAATCGggtctgaaagagaaaaagctaAAGGATGTGGGCCTTCCTGCTCAGATGATGTCTCCGGGGAGGAAGTTCCAGCCTACCGACAGTCAGAGCTCAAAGGATTGGATGACTGGGCACCAAATGAAGGAGAACCTCCCTGCTTCCCCCAGACCAGATCAAACTAGACCAACCGGGGTCCCCACACCAACATCTGTAATTTCCTGCCCCAGCTTTGAGGAAGTGATGCAGACTCCACGCACCCCGTCTTGCAGTCCAGAGGATTACCCTGACATCATGCTGGATGGACTGGACTGCCAGAATTCATCAGCCATGTTAAATTCAATGAATGCCTGCTCTCCAACCTTTTTTGAAAG GTACTCTAATTCCCAGAGTTTCCAGGAGGGAACTTGTCCTACTCCGGCAAAGAACCTCCAGCTACCACTTGTCAGCCGCTCGGCGTCATCTAATGTCCGCAGACCTCTGGAAAATGAGTTTAAATCCGAATCCGACAAGTTTCTCCGGCAGCAGAACGATCCTGCTGCTGAATACGATCAAACCTCTTCTTCTCAACCTCTTGAGGACAAGCCAATAACTGTGAATAGACTGGAATGTTTGCCATCACCCTATTTCTCTCCGATGAGGATGCTCTCTCCTCGGCGGGAGTCGGGCCATCCGACACCAGATGGGGTGTCGGCAGCTCTTGCTCTCACAGAGGGCAACGAACACCTTCCTGAGAGCGTCTACAACAGTTTCTTGCCCAAACCGTCCACGCCTGTCCACCGACCAGATCCCCAGGAGCCGTGCTTTGACATCGCTGCACCACCAACGCCCGCTCCTGCTGCTTTACCTTCTTTGGATATCGATGATAACTCGGAACCTCACCACAGTGAACCGAATCTGGTCCACTCAGATCTTCCCTGCGTTATGGAAAAGCATCGGGCACAGGAAGtggaagatgaagaagaagacgacgaagaagaagaagaaactgataTGATTGACAGACATGACGAAGTCCACTCTGTGATGGAAGAGCAAGAACCAACAAGAGATCCATGTTCTTTCTCCCCTCAAGATGAGGACCATCTGAGGAAGAGCTGGCCTGCAGAGTCTCCGGACCGACAGGAGGCTGACATCCAACAGTTGTCCCCAGAGCAATCTGCGCTGAACGATGGAGAAAGCTGCTTTGATCACAGTATGGGTTGGAACGCCGACATGGACCTCAAATCTAATCACGGGGAGATTGAAGCTGCCGTCTCAAAAATAACTAGCCCTTACTCCCACTCTGAGAACGATCTGCAGCCCTTGTCTGGACACACCTCGGTCAGCTATGAGACCTGGAATAGGTGGCATAGAGAGGAGACAGAGGATTTGGAAGAGCAGAAGGAGGCTGTTGCTGAAATCCCCTCCCCAGAGAGGCCTGACACAGCTCTGGATGAGGAACCCAACTATTTAAATACCTCATCGTCCTCCAACAGGCTGGAATCTTTCTTCCAGGACTGCAACAAGCCGATTATTGAAAACGGACACCAGTTGGTTACGGAGCCCACATGTGTGGACCCAGACAGCAGACAAAGCACACACAGCTTCAGTGCTACCCCTGAAGATCACATCCCTCCACCAGTTGTCCCGGAGCCAGTGGTGCAATGGACCAATTCATTCACACCTGATCCAGATGAACTGGATGATCTAGGTCCGTTTTCTTTACCCGTCCTGCCACTACCAGACAAGTCAGAAGAAGCCGAGCCGCGAGATCATGAACTGACTGACCACAACAAGACAGTGTCGGCTCACATCAGACACAATATCCCAGACAGAGATGATCCAGACATAATGGAAGTAGGCCTACCACCTCTGTCAAAGACCCCATGCCCCTCTGGAGACCTTGTTTTAGAGGAATCTACTCAACAAGACTTTGTGGTTCCGTCTCCACCCACCAACTTCCAGCATGAGATGGATCCAGAGCCTCTAAGTGTGCCTACCAATGGCGTGCTGTCTCTTAACCAGCCACATGCTGGGGTTTTAGAAAGACAGCTACCATATGGCATTCATGAGGAATCCGATTCCATTATGTTGTATTCACCTGCAGATTCAAATTCCAGTCAGCACCATCATGTACAAATCCACTCCCTCCCGGAGTCAGTGCAATTACCGCTGGAGTCGGAATCTTCTGCAAAGCCTGAGGACGTGTGTGATACTGTAGCAGACTCTGTGTTGTGCAGTCCTCACCTCTCAGTGGCAGTAACTCTCCCCAGCACAGTGGAGCCTTCCGACACTCAGGAACCCCCATCTAAGCTATCACCAGTCCCCCCCACACCTGTACCCATCCCTGTAGATACCACCAAGAAGATGGAGGAAATCCCTCAGAGAGTTACACGATATCGCGCCAAGAATAATGCCACCGCTGCCCCTGCTGCATCCACCATAACTAACTCCTCAGCTGCTGCCACCGCTGCGAACACCAGTTTAGCGGTAAGCAGCAACCCAGTTCCAACAAGAACGCCAACACCCAACTCTGTGTCTTCCTCACCTgctcagaagaaagaaaaagactcTGGGCTCAGTGCTTCTACTGATGCATCTCATTCAACCACTACAGTGTCTGTCCCAACTTCTACATTAGTGGTTTCCACTAAAACCACAAAAGGTCGCCCGGTCGCCATGGATGAAGAGGACTCCCAGACGCAGCATCCACGGAAAAGAAAATTCCCTCGTTCTTCCGGGCCGCAAGTCCAGGTTCAGCTCGTGAACACGGCAATGCAGCAGACGAGAGAGATGATCCAGCAGACCTTAGCCGTCGTCGTCAATGCCATCAAACTAGATGAGATCGAGCCCTACCATAGTGACCGGTCCAACCCTTACTTTGAGTACCTGCAGATAAGGAAGAAGATTGAGGAGAAGAGGAAGATTCTGTGCTACATCACCCCTCAGGCCCCGCAATGCTACGCTGAGTATGTGACCTACACCGGCTCCTACCTGCTGGACGGGAAACCCCTCAGCAAGCTTCACATTCCTGTG ATTGCCCCACCCCCATCACTGTCTGAACCATTGAGGGAGCTCTTCAGGCAACAGGAGGCAGTAAGAGGAAAGCTCAGGTTGCAGCACAGCATAGAGCGG gaGAAACTGATAGTTTCATGTGAACAGGAGGTTTTAAGGGTCCACTGCAGAGCAGCAAGGACAATAGCCAATCAGGCTGTGCCATTCAGTGCCTGTACAATGCTGTTGGACTCTGAAGTGTACAACATGCCATCTGAAAGTCAG GgtgatgaaaacaaatctgttagAGATCGCTTCAATGCACGTCAGTTTATTTCCTGGATCCAGGATGTCGACGATAAATACGACCGCATGAAG ACATGTCTGTTGATGCGCCAGCAGCACGAGGCGGCAGCCCTCAACGCGGTGCAGAGGATGGAGTGGCAGTTAAAGGTTCAGGAGCTGGATCCTGCCGGGCACAAATCCCTCTGCGTCAACGAAGTGCCGTCCTTCTACGTACCGATGGTGGACGTCAACGACGACTTTGTTCTCCTGCCTGTGTGA